Proteins co-encoded in one Armatimonadota bacterium genomic window:
- a CDS encoding response regulator — MQCLVVDDDPVVLSMVRKCLQRAGHEPLCAAEGVEAGDIWERHRPGLVVTDWVMPRMDGAQLCRYIRSREGEAHTYIIMLTACDGQDETNRALAMGIDDYVTKPFCLEELTLRVNIGVRTIELRQALARRIAELERALARVETLEGLLPVCSYCKRIRDHDGQWHDLHAYMEKYSHTQFSHGYCSDCMERHVRPQMAQLLAKAEPEARDEA; from the coding sequence GTGCAATGCCTCGTCGTCGACGACGATCCGGTTGTGCTTTCTATGGTTCGCAAGTGCCTGCAGCGCGCAGGGCACGAGCCGCTGTGTGCGGCCGAAGGGGTTGAAGCAGGCGATATCTGGGAACGTCACAGGCCGGGGTTGGTGGTTACCGACTGGGTCATGCCCCGAATGGACGGTGCTCAGCTGTGCCGGTATATCCGAAGCCGCGAGGGTGAAGCTCATACCTATATCATCATGTTGACGGCTTGCGACGGCCAGGACGAAACCAACCGCGCCCTGGCCATGGGGATCGATGACTACGTCACCAAACCGTTCTGCCTTGAGGAACTGACGTTGAGGGTGAATATCGGCGTCCGGACCATCGAGTTGCGCCAGGCGTTGGCCCGCAGAATCGCCGAACTCGAACGAGCCTTGGCGCGTGTGGAGACGCTGGAAGGGCTGCTGCCGGTCTGCTCGTACTGCAAGAGAATCCGTGATCACGACGGGCAATGGCACGACCTGCACGCATACATGGAGAAATACTCTCACACACAGTTCAGCCACGGCTATTGCAGCGACTGCATGGAACGACATGTCAGACCCCAGATGGCCCAGCTGCTAGCTAAAGCTGAGCCGGAGGCGCGAGATGAAGCCTAG